ACAGGCCGCGAAGAAATGGGTTCGATTTGGGAAGGAGCTTCAAGGCCTCGTCGCGGCTAAAGTTCTCCGGCGTCTCGGTATCGTGCAGGCGTGCTGCGAACATGCCGTAGGTAATCGTTTCCGCGTAGAGATCGGCGAATTCTTCCGGCGTGAGGTTGGGCAGCAGGTTCTGTTTGAACACTTTGAATTGGCGGCCCAGCGTCGTCTGGAATTCCGGATCATCCTTCAGCGCGATATCGACTTCGCCTTTGATGATCGCTGCCTTGTTCGCCATCATCTCCGCAAGCCGCTTTGCACTGCGGATGCTGATAGGCTGTTCTTCGACAAATAGACGCAGGTATCGCTCAAGTTCTTCGAACTTTTCCGGCAGCGGCTGCAATCCGCCCAGGTCGCCCATAAAGTCGGCAATGGATGTGTGGTGGATCACCTCGCCTTCACGGATGAACTCGAAATCGACGCCGTTTGTGTAGATGAGGTTGTGATAGGCCGCTTCGTAACGCTTGCGCTGTTCGACGCTGTAGCCCTTCAGCTTCACCACATCCTTTGGCAGGTCCTTCGCTTCCGCCCACCCGAACGCCACGCCGTCGCGGTGAAACAGGAAGTCCGGCATGCCGCCTTCGCTGCGCTTGGGCTCGTTGATGACGCTGGCGGTCTCGTCGATACTTTCGAACAGGCGCTGGAGTGGCGCACGATAGCTGTGCTCCGTCGCATCGCCGCTTGCATGGATCCGGCTGATTTCTTCCAGATAACCGGCAATATCCACGTGCGACCGCTCCCCCTGCGAATTCTCTCACCCCCATCCTTCGCCAATCTCCCGCCGCTTGCCAAGCGCAATCGCGCTGGCCCCCTCTGGCAAAGGCGGAACCGGGTCCCCACCTTGTTCGCTCATTGGGCAGGGCTGCGCGGCGGCTGGCCCGGGGGGCGGCGTGTGCCGTCTTGACAGCAGCGAACGAAACCGGAACACGGCCCACTTATGGCACTTACCAAAATCTCCGTCCGCGGGGCGCGCGAGCATAACCTCAAGGGTATCGATATCGATCTGCCGCGCGATGCGCTGATCGTCATCACCGGCCTTTCGGGCAGCGGCAAGTCCTCGCTCGCTTTCGACACGATCTATGCCGAGGGGCAGCGGCGCTATGTCGAGAGCCTGTCGGCCTATGCGCGCCAGTTCCTGGAGATGATGCAGAAGCCCGATGTCGAGCATATCGACGGGCTTTCTCCCGCCATCTCCATCGAGCAGAAGACCACCAGCCGCAATCCGCGCTCCACCGTGGCGACGGTGACCGAGATTTACGATTACATGCGCCTGCTGTGGGCGCGGGTGGGCATTCCCTATTCGCCCGCCACGGGGGAGCCGATCGAGGCGCAGACCGTGTCCAACATGGTCGACCGGGTGATGGAACTGCCCGAAGGCACGCGGCTCTACCTGCTCGCCCCGGTGGTGCGCGGGCGCAAGGGCGAATACCGGCGCGAGCTGGCCGAATGGCAGAAGGCGGGCTTCACCCGCGTGCGCGTGGACGGCGAGATGTATCCGATCGAGGAAGCCCCCGCGCTCGACAAGAAGTTCAAGCACGATATCGAGGTGGTGGTGGACCGGCTGGCGGTGAAGAAGGGGCTGGAAACACGCCTCGCCGACAGTTTCGAGACCGCGCTGAAGCTGGCCGAGGGGCTGGCCTATGTGGACCTGGCGGACCTTGACCGAGTCCCAGCGCAGGCTGGGACCTCCCTCGGAGGCGCGCCAGGCTTGCAGGAGGTCCCAGCCTCCGCTGGGACTCAGGACGGGGGCAAGATGAAGGGCGCAGGCCTGCCCGCCAACCGCATCGTCTTCTCCGAAAAATTCGCCTGTCCGGTGAGCGGCTTCACCATCGAGGAGATCGAGCCGCGCCTGTTCTCCTTCAACGCCCCCCAAGGTGCCTGCTCCACCTGCGATGGCATTGGCGAAAAGCAGCTGTTCGACCCGCAGCTGGTCGTCCCGAACGAGGCGCTGACGCTGAAGAAGGGCGCAGTCGTGCCCTGGGCGAAGAGCAACCCGCCGAGCCCCTATTACATGCAGGTGCTCGGCAGCCTGGCGAAGGAATACGCTTTCGACCTCACCACCCCTTGGCAGGAGCTGTCGCAGGAACACCGCGACGTGATCCTCCACGGCACGAAGGGTAAGCGCGTGCCGCTCACCTTCAAGGACGGGCGCAAGCAATATACGGTCAACAAGCCGTTCGAGGGCGTCATCGGCAACCTCAACCGCCGCATGCTGCAAACCGAAAGCACCTGGATGCGCGAGGAGCTTGCCAAGTTCCAGACCGCGCAGCCCTGCGAAACCTGCGGCGGCAAGCGCCTCAATGAAAAGGCGCTGGCGGTGAAGGTCGCCGGCACGGACATCGCCACGCCCACGCAGATGAGCGTCGCGGCGGCGAAGGACTGGTTCCTCGCGCTCGATGCCAAGCTGGGCGACCAGCAGCAGCAGATCGCCAAGGCCATCCTGAAGGAAATCAACGAGCGGCTGGGCTTCCTCGACAATGTCGGCCTCGACTACCTGGAGCTCGACCGCACCTCCGGCACGCTGAGCGGCGGGGAGAGCCAGCGCATCCGCCTCGCCAGCCAGATCGGCAGCGGGCTTTCCGGCGTGCTCTACGTGCTCGACGAGCCCAGCATCGGCCTCCACCAACGCGACAACGACCGGCTGCTGGAAACGCTGAAACGCCTGCGCGACCTCGGCAACACCGTGATCGTGGTGGAGCATGACGAGGATGCCATCCGCCAGGCGGACCATGTGGTCGACCTTGGGCCCGGCGCGGGCGTGCGCGGGGGCGAGGTGGTGGCGCAGGGCACGCTGAAACAGGTGCTGCGCAGCAAGAAGTCGCTCACCGCCGACTACCTCACCGGCCGCCGCGAGATCGCCGTCCCGGCCAAGCGCCGCAAGGGCAACGGGCACAAGCTCACCGTCCACGGCGCGCGGGCGAACAATCTGCAGGACGTGACCGCCAGCATCCCGCTTGGCACCTTCACCTGCATCACCGGCGTCTCCGGCTCGGGCAAGTCGAGCTTCACCATCGACACGCTCTACGCCTCCGCCGCGCGCACGCTCAACAACGCCCGCGTGGTGGCGGGCGCGCACGACAAGGTCACCGGCCTCGAATATTGCGACAAGGTGATCGAGATCGACCAGTCGCCCATCGGCCGCACGCCGCGCAGCAACCCCGCCACCTACACCGGCGCCTTCACCCAGATCCGCGACTGGTTCGCGGGCCTGCCCGAAGCTCAGGCGCGCGGTTACAAGCCCGGCCGCTTCAGCTTCAACGTCAAGGGCGGCCGCTGCGAGGCGTGCCAGGGCGACGGCCTGATCAAGATCGAGATGCACTTCCTGCCCGACGTCTACGTCACCTGCGAGGAATGCGGCGGCAAACGCTACAACCGCGAAACGCTGGAGGTGAAGTTCAAGGGCCACTCCATCGCCGACGTGCTGGACATGACGATCGAGGATGCGGAAGGCTTCTTCAAGGCCGTCCCCCCCATCCGCGACAAGATGCACATGCTGAACGAGGTTGGGCTCGGCTACGTGAAGGTCGGCCAGCAGGCCACCACGCTATCTGGCGGGGAGGCGCAGCGCGTGAAGCTCGCCAAGGAACTCAGCAAGCGCAGCACCGGCCAGACGCTGTATATCCTGGACGAGCCGACCACCGGCTTGCATTTCGAGGACGTGCGCAAGCTGCTCGAAGTGCTGCACCGGCTGGTGGACCAGGGGAACAGCGTGGTGGTGATCGAGCACAATCTGGATGTGATCAAGACGGCTGACTGGATCCTGGACCTTGGGCCGGATGGCGGTGTGCGGGGCGGGGAGATTGTTGCTGAGGGAACTCCGGAGGCGGTTGCCGGGGTGAGCGGGAGTTATACTGGGCGGTATCTCAAGCCGATGTTGGAGCGGTAGCGAGAGGGGCGCGCCGAGTGAAACTGGTTCCTGTTGACAAGCAGCAGAACCCGAAGCTTCGCAAATGCATTGTGGGCCGGTTATGTGGGCAGGCTGCGAAACAAAATCAGTGCCCTTGGTAGCCACAGACGTTGTTGACTTAGTTGCGCCCCGGTTCTCACTGGGCGTACGCGGACATGTTGATGAATGTGCAATCGTGCGCACGTCACTAGGGTAACCGTGCGATTACTCGTTCTTGTTGAGTTCCATCCGTAAGTGTATCTACTTGTTTCTTAAAAAACTGTCCGGTGCGATGCGATGCCGTAAGAAAATATACCATTTGCATATCCGCATTTAGATTATGCTCTTTTAGCCTTAGCCTCAAGCGAATGGTTTCTGGGCCGATGTAAAATGAACGTGCCTTGATAGCCTGTTCTGAAGGGTCATTTGGCTCTGGCGGTAATTCAATCGTTTGGTTAAAAGTGGTTCGTACTTCCCTTTCCAGCAACTGCTGAGTTTGCAGCCGAGATGCAATCCGAGAATTAAGCGAAGTCTCTAGCTTGGCAAACCTCCCTAAATCGATGCTTCCAGCGTTCTGACTTTCAATCGAAGTGTTGACCTCAGAAATTCTGGTGATCTGAATCTTATCAAGAAATTGAAATTCAATAGACTTTTTCTGCCCCGCATTGATCTCGTCAATATATCTCCATTCTTTGTCTGGAACGTGCGAGTCCTCTAGTATTTCTATGCCCTGCAAGTAGAATATTGAACCTCTGAAGAGGGGCAGCCAAGGGATACCGGTTTTCGCAATTTCTACTTCGTCGAATTCCATTGCTCTCGCGGCCTCTGCGCGCGCATGGGCGATCTCAACGGCAGGTCCCAGTTCTTCAATTTGCGACTTGTCGATTACGCGAACGTAATTCAAAATTTGTAATGCACCGATGGCTTCGTGTTTACTCGCCTCGCCGGTCAGCATTATTGCTTTTAGCCGAGGCGCTTTCTTCAGCATCCGCTCATAGAGTTCAGTTCCAGACATTTGCGGCATGCGCTGGTCGAGGACAACTATCGCGATTGGATGCGCATCCAATAGGCTGAGCGCTTCATCCGGATTTGAGACACCAATAGAATTAAGACCAGTCTTGGTTTTTATCAGCTTCGCATAATCTTCTGCTAAGCCTTGCAGATCATCAACGCACAGGACTCTAATATCGTTCATCGAGCTTTCATCCTCACTAATACTGTCAGAATTCCTTCTTTTTTCTGTACCCGAAACTGTAGATCACCCACTAATAGTGGGTCCAAGAAGGCTCGCACGATAGCAATTCCTAATCCTTCGTTTGACTTATGGGGCTTGCTGGACACGCCGCGATCTTCAAAATTTCGCGGAGGAGTCTCATTGAAGTGATTGCTGATTTCTATCCGAAGTTCACCATCGACTTCTTTTCCGGTCACTTTTATTTCACCGCCGTCTGGCGAAGCCTCGACAGCGTTTTCTATCAAGGGCATCAACGTGGCGATTGCGTAGTAATCCGCTACAGCCGAGACAGACACCGGAACATTAAGCTGAAGGCCCAAGTCCTTTCCTGAATCGGAAGTGTAGATCCTAATTGCCTTTCGTACGCTTTCGTTGAAATCAAGATGATCCGTGTCAGATCCCGGCGAGTAGTCCACAGATAAAGACCGAAATGAATTGAGGTAATAATAGCAAAGCTGGGTAGCATTATTTATTCTTTGGGATGCTTCGAGTGGATCAAGTACGTTTGCTTCCAACAAAGCTGAGGCAGTGTCCAAACGCGAAAGTGGCGTTTTCAAGGCATGATTTATATCACGAGCTAAGTCTTTTTGGACCTGCTCATGAGTATCTCTATCATTTAATGACCTGGCAGTATTCTGGGAAGGCTGATCAAGCAGTTCATATAGCTTTGCCGACAGGCGAGCATTTTCATTTCGTAAACCTGTTAGCTCATGAATATAGCTGCGAACTTGAAGGTCGAAGGGGTCGTCTTCCACTGACGCTGAGCGCGGTAATGAGAGTGCTTGCTGATTAGCAGAGTCGGCAGCTATTTTTCTCATCAACCATCTGATTTCTTCGATCTCAAACTGCGTGTTTTTCCGCGTTCGAAGGATCAAATAGCCTGAGAAGAACGCCGAAAATGCGGCGAGAGCCGCCGCCAAGAATGTGAGAGTTTGGATTTCATCAAGCACACGTGTCTCCTTGAGCGCCAAGTCCTATAGAAAATGAATTTGATTGAAGGTCAATCGCATCAAAGGTTCGAGTTCCGATCCACGCCAGCAGGCAAGCGGATTTGGCTTCATGCGCAAGTTTGTCTGAATTTAAGAACGAGCGGTAGTGAAGCGGATGCGGGACCTTCGCGTTCCTACCGCGCACCGAGTTGCCTCACTGGGCAGGACTTTTGTATCTTGCGCACAAGATGCACGTCATATTCGGAGTTCCGGGGGCAGGGAGTTTCGGGGGCAGTATACTAAATTTCTCACCCCTTTTGCGAAGCCACGGATGAAGGAAGCGGGGCCGCGGCTCAGGGGTCCGGGGCGACGGGGTCGAGGTTATTTCCTGCGCGCCGAAGCGGCGTCAGGTTGGTAGAGCTTGCCGTCCTTGTCGCCATTCCAAGGATTACCGAATAGTTTTGCAGGCGGGACGTCATCGCCAGTTGCGAGACTGGCGCGCACGGCGGCACGCTCGCGCCGGTGTTCGCGCGCCTTGTAGCGCTTTTCGCTCTTGGCGCTGGTGACAGGTGTCTTTGGTGTTCGGCGTCGACTTCGGGACATTGGGGCCTCCTGGATTTGGCAAAGCCGTCTAGAATACACGAACTTTCCCTTTCCTACACCCCCGCCACCATGCCTCCCTGCGCGGTTCTCTCGAACCATCGCGCAAGGACGCAGACATGATCATTTGTTTTGGACCTCAAACGCCGGGCGGGGCGCGTCCGCGCCCCTTGGCTTCCTCGCATAAGCTCGGGCGGCCGGTCGGCCTTGCGGCGCGTCTGCGGCGCGCCGGACCAGCGCGTTCAACCGATGCCGGAGGTGAAGCATGAGCGAGCTCGTACCCACCTCCTCTACCACCCCCGACATCCCTCGCTCCGACACCGGGCAGCCGGTCGCCATGGGGGCGGCGCAGATGGCGGCGTTTCTGGAGAGCATGCAGGTGCTCGGCAATGTCTCGGCCGCGTGCCAGCGGGCGGGCGTGACGCGGCAGGCGGCTTATCGGGCGCGGCGGCGGCATGCGGGGTTTGCGCGGGGCTGGGATGCGGCGCTCGTCGCGGCGCGGCATGTGGCTGAAAGCGAGCTGGCGGAGCGGGCGATCCACGGGGTGGAGGAGACGGTCTTCTATCACGGCGAGGAGGTGGCCAAGCGGCGTCGCTATGACGCGCGGCTGCTGCTGGCGCATCTTGGCCGGCTGGACCGCATGGCGGAGCGGCTGGACGTGGCCGCCACGCTCCCGCTGCTGGACGAGGCGATCGACGCGCTGCGCTCCGGCGGGGCGGTGGATGCGGCGCTGCCCGCGCAGCTCGACCCCGCGGCCCTGCGCCAGGCCCAGGCGGAGCGCGAGCTGGTCGCGGATCCGGCGGGGGTTGCGGCCAGGGAGGCTGAGCGCGAGGCTGAGCGTGCCAACGTCCTCGGAACAGCTCAGGACGGGCGGGATGGAAAATCGGCTCAGGACGAGCCGGGCGGGAAATCCGCACTGGACACTGTAACACCTGTGACACCTTGCCCCGGCGAGCCCTGTCCGGACTGCGGCGGGCGGTGTCTCGATGCGGAGGCGGACCCGCGCGTGGAGCTGACCGAGGCGGACTGCCAGTGGCTGGGCAATCGCCTCAGGCGGTTCGAGGCAGCGCGGCCAGCGGGCGCTCCCAAACCGCACGAGCAGGTGGACGGCTTCGAGGCGGCCTGCGAGGCCGAG
This genomic interval from Paraurantiacibacter namhicola contains the following:
- a CDS encoding response regulator — translated: MNDIRVLCVDDLQGLAEDYAKLIKTKTGLNSIGVSNPDEALSLLDAHPIAIVVLDQRMPQMSGTELYERMLKKAPRLKAIMLTGEASKHEAIGALQILNYVRVIDKSQIEELGPAVEIAHARAEAARAMEFDEVEIAKTGIPWLPLFRGSIFYLQGIEILEDSHVPDKEWRYIDEINAGQKKSIEFQFLDKIQITRISEVNTSIESQNAGSIDLGRFAKLETSLNSRIASRLQTQQLLEREVRTTFNQTIELPPEPNDPSEQAIKARSFYIGPETIRLRLRLKEHNLNADMQMVYFLTASHRTGQFFKKQVDTLTDGTQQERVIARLP
- a CDS encoding sensor histidine kinase, coding for MLDEIQTLTFLAAALAAFSAFFSGYLILRTRKNTQFEIEEIRWLMRKIAADSANQQALSLPRSASVEDDPFDLQVRSYIHELTGLRNENARLSAKLYELLDQPSQNTARSLNDRDTHEQVQKDLARDINHALKTPLSRLDTASALLEANVLDPLEASQRINNATQLCYYYLNSFRSLSVDYSPGSDTDHLDFNESVRKAIRIYTSDSGKDLGLQLNVPVSVSAVADYYAIATLMPLIENAVEASPDGGEIKVTGKEVDGELRIEISNHFNETPPRNFEDRGVSSKPHKSNEGLGIAIVRAFLDPLLVGDLQFRVQKKEGILTVLVRMKAR
- the uvrA gene encoding excinuclease ABC subunit UvrA, with amino-acid sequence MALTKISVRGAREHNLKGIDIDLPRDALIVITGLSGSGKSSLAFDTIYAEGQRRYVESLSAYARQFLEMMQKPDVEHIDGLSPAISIEQKTTSRNPRSTVATVTEIYDYMRLLWARVGIPYSPATGEPIEAQTVSNMVDRVMELPEGTRLYLLAPVVRGRKGEYRRELAEWQKAGFTRVRVDGEMYPIEEAPALDKKFKHDIEVVVDRLAVKKGLETRLADSFETALKLAEGLAYVDLADLDRVPAQAGTSLGGAPGLQEVPASAGTQDGGKMKGAGLPANRIVFSEKFACPVSGFTIEEIEPRLFSFNAPQGACSTCDGIGEKQLFDPQLVVPNEALTLKKGAVVPWAKSNPPSPYYMQVLGSLAKEYAFDLTTPWQELSQEHRDVILHGTKGKRVPLTFKDGRKQYTVNKPFEGVIGNLNRRMLQTESTWMREELAKFQTAQPCETCGGKRLNEKALAVKVAGTDIATPTQMSVAAAKDWFLALDAKLGDQQQQIAKAILKEINERLGFLDNVGLDYLELDRTSGTLSGGESQRIRLASQIGSGLSGVLYVLDEPSIGLHQRDNDRLLETLKRLRDLGNTVIVVEHDEDAIRQADHVVDLGPGAGVRGGEVVAQGTLKQVLRSKKSLTADYLTGRREIAVPAKRRKGNGHKLTVHGARANNLQDVTASIPLGTFTCITGVSGSGKSSFTIDTLYASAARTLNNARVVAGAHDKVTGLEYCDKVIEIDQSPIGRTPRSNPATYTGAFTQIRDWFAGLPEAQARGYKPGRFSFNVKGGRCEACQGDGLIKIEMHFLPDVYVTCEECGGKRYNRETLEVKFKGHSIADVLDMTIEDAEGFFKAVPPIRDKMHMLNEVGLGYVKVGQQATTLSGGEAQRVKLAKELSKRSTGQTLYILDEPTTGLHFEDVRKLLEVLHRLVDQGNSVVVIEHNLDVIKTADWILDLGPDGGVRGGEIVAEGTPEAVAGVSGSYTGRYLKPMLER